In a genomic window of Struthio camelus isolate bStrCam1 chromosome 20, bStrCam1.hap1, whole genome shotgun sequence:
- the CERCAM gene encoding inactive glycosyltransferase 25 family member 3 isoform X1: MDFPAGSIALWCVTDHNSDNTTEMLREWLAAVGKDYHSVHWRAEEEPSSYPDELGPKHWSDKRYENLMRLKQEALTFAREQRADYILFVDTDSILTNNQTLKFLMAQNKSVVAPMLDSQTYYSNFWCGITPQGYYRRTADYFPTKNRQRVGCFAVPMVYATFLIDLRKEETSQLAFYPPHPNYTWSFDDIIVFAYSCQAAGVEVHVCNQQRFGYINVPVKAHQTLEDERVNFVHLTLEAMVDGPPMQRSRHISLLPKPLTKMGFDEIFLINLVRRPDRRRRMLDSLRELEIAPRVVDAVDGSTLNSSDIKVLGVDLLPGYYDPFSGRTLTKGEVGCFLSHYSVWQEIVSRGLERSVVFEDDVRFEVSFPARLQQLMEELERAQRDWDLIYLGRKQVNAEDEAPVEGVRNLVVAGYSYWTLAYAISRRGARKLLAAEPLSKMLPVDEFLPIMYDKHPNEDYKRHFAPRDLLVYSAHPLLVYPTHYAGDTNWLSDTETSTIWDDDSKKTGWNGSQKTLKDARGGAGPSLRSATRDEL, translated from the exons ATGGACTTCCCCGCCGGCAGCATCGCCCTCTG gTGTGTGACGGACCACAACTCGGACAACACCACGGAGATGCTGCGGGAATGGCTCGCGGCCGTGGGGAAGGACTATCACTCGGTGCACTGGCGGGCGGAGGAGGAGCCCAG CTCGTACCCTGACGAACTCGGTCCCAAGCACTGGAGCGACAAGCGCTACGAAAACCTCATGCGGCTCAAGCAGGAGGCTCTGACCTTCGCCCGGGAGCAGCGAGCTGATTACATCCTG TTTGTGGACACAGACAGCATCCTGACCAACAACCAGACCCTCAAGTTCCTCATGGCGCAGAACAAGTCGGTGGTCGCCCCCATGCTGGACTCCCAGACCTACTACTCCAACTTCTGGTGTGGGATAACACCCCAG GGGTACTACCGCCGGACAGCTGACTACTTCCCCACCAAGAACCGCCAGCGCGTGGGCTGCTTTGCTGTCCCCATGGTTTACGCCACGTTCCTGATCGACCTGCGGAAGGAGGAGACATCCCAGCTGGCCTTCTACCCTCCCCACCCCAACTACACTTGGTCCTTTGATGATATCATTGTCTTCGCCTACTCGTGCCAGGCTGCCG GCGTGGAGGTCCACGTGTGCAACCAGCAGCGCTTCGGCTACATCAACGTCCCCGTGAAGGCCCACCAGACGCTGGAGGACGAGCGCGTCAACTTTGTGCATCTCACGCTGGAAGCCATGG TGGACGGCCCCCCGATGCAGCGCTCCAGACACATTTCCCTCCTGCCCAAGCCCCTCACCAAGATGGGCTTCGACGAG ATCTTCCTCATCAACCTGGTGCGGAGGCCAGACCGGCGCCGGCGGATGCTGGACTCCTTGCGGGAGCTGGAGATCGCCCCGCGGGTGGTGGACGCCGTGGACGGCAG CACCCTCAACAGCAGCGACATCAAGGTGCTGGGCGTAGACCTCCTGCCGGGCTACTACGACCCCTTCTCCGGCCGCACGCTCACCAAGGGCGAAGTCGGCTGCTTCCTCAGCCACTACAGCGTCTGGCAGGAG ATCGTCTCCCGGGGGCTGGAGCGCTCGGTGGTCTTCGAGGACGACGTGCGCTTCGAGGTCTCCTTCCCGGCGCGGCTGCAGCAGCTGATGGAGGAGCTGGAGCGGGCGCAGCGCGACTGGGACCTTAT CTACCTGGGCCGCAAGCAGGTGAACGCCGAGGACGAGGCGCCCGTGGAGGGCGTGCGAAACCTGGTGGTGGCCGGCTACTCCTACTGGACCCTGGCCTACGCCatctcccgccgcggcgcccgcaaGCTGCTGGCCGCCGAGCCCCTCTCCAAGATGCTGCCGGTGGACGAGTTCCTGCCCATCATGTACGACAAGCACCCCAA cgaGGATTACAAGCGGCACTTTGCCCCGCGGGACCTGCTGGTGTATTCGGCTCACCCCCTCCTGGTGTATCCCACCCACTACGCCGGGGACACCAACTGGCTGAGCGACACGGAGACCTCCACCATCTGGGATGACGACTCCAAGAAGACGGGCTGGAACGGCTCACAGAAAACCCTGAAGGACGCTCGGGGCGGTGCGGGCCCCTCGCTGCGCTCGGCCACCCGCGACGAGCTCTGA
- the CERCAM gene encoding inactive glycosyltransferase 25 family member 3 isoform X2, whose protein sequence is MLREWLAAVGKDYHSVHWRAEEEPSSYPDELGPKHWSDKRYENLMRLKQEALTFAREQRADYILFVDTDSILTNNQTLKFLMAQNKSVVAPMLDSQTYYSNFWCGITPQGYYRRTADYFPTKNRQRVGCFAVPMVYATFLIDLRKEETSQLAFYPPHPNYTWSFDDIIVFAYSCQAAGVEVHVCNQQRFGYINVPVKAHQTLEDERVNFVHLTLEAMVDGPPMQRSRHISLLPKPLTKMGFDEIFLINLVRRPDRRRRMLDSLRELEIAPRVVDAVDGSTLNSSDIKVLGVDLLPGYYDPFSGRTLTKGEVGCFLSHYSVWQEIVSRGLERSVVFEDDVRFEVSFPARLQQLMEELERAQRDWDLIYLGRKQVNAEDEAPVEGVRNLVVAGYSYWTLAYAISRRGARKLLAAEPLSKMLPVDEFLPIMYDKHPNEDYKRHFAPRDLLVYSAHPLLVYPTHYAGDTNWLSDTETSTIWDDDSKKTGWNGSQKTLKDARGGAGPSLRSATRDEL, encoded by the exons ATGCTGCGGGAATGGCTCGCGGCCGTGGGGAAGGACTATCACTCGGTGCACTGGCGGGCGGAGGAGGAGCCCAG CTCGTACCCTGACGAACTCGGTCCCAAGCACTGGAGCGACAAGCGCTACGAAAACCTCATGCGGCTCAAGCAGGAGGCTCTGACCTTCGCCCGGGAGCAGCGAGCTGATTACATCCTG TTTGTGGACACAGACAGCATCCTGACCAACAACCAGACCCTCAAGTTCCTCATGGCGCAGAACAAGTCGGTGGTCGCCCCCATGCTGGACTCCCAGACCTACTACTCCAACTTCTGGTGTGGGATAACACCCCAG GGGTACTACCGCCGGACAGCTGACTACTTCCCCACCAAGAACCGCCAGCGCGTGGGCTGCTTTGCTGTCCCCATGGTTTACGCCACGTTCCTGATCGACCTGCGGAAGGAGGAGACATCCCAGCTGGCCTTCTACCCTCCCCACCCCAACTACACTTGGTCCTTTGATGATATCATTGTCTTCGCCTACTCGTGCCAGGCTGCCG GCGTGGAGGTCCACGTGTGCAACCAGCAGCGCTTCGGCTACATCAACGTCCCCGTGAAGGCCCACCAGACGCTGGAGGACGAGCGCGTCAACTTTGTGCATCTCACGCTGGAAGCCATGG TGGACGGCCCCCCGATGCAGCGCTCCAGACACATTTCCCTCCTGCCCAAGCCCCTCACCAAGATGGGCTTCGACGAG ATCTTCCTCATCAACCTGGTGCGGAGGCCAGACCGGCGCCGGCGGATGCTGGACTCCTTGCGGGAGCTGGAGATCGCCCCGCGGGTGGTGGACGCCGTGGACGGCAG CACCCTCAACAGCAGCGACATCAAGGTGCTGGGCGTAGACCTCCTGCCGGGCTACTACGACCCCTTCTCCGGCCGCACGCTCACCAAGGGCGAAGTCGGCTGCTTCCTCAGCCACTACAGCGTCTGGCAGGAG ATCGTCTCCCGGGGGCTGGAGCGCTCGGTGGTCTTCGAGGACGACGTGCGCTTCGAGGTCTCCTTCCCGGCGCGGCTGCAGCAGCTGATGGAGGAGCTGGAGCGGGCGCAGCGCGACTGGGACCTTAT CTACCTGGGCCGCAAGCAGGTGAACGCCGAGGACGAGGCGCCCGTGGAGGGCGTGCGAAACCTGGTGGTGGCCGGCTACTCCTACTGGACCCTGGCCTACGCCatctcccgccgcggcgcccgcaaGCTGCTGGCCGCCGAGCCCCTCTCCAAGATGCTGCCGGTGGACGAGTTCCTGCCCATCATGTACGACAAGCACCCCAA cgaGGATTACAAGCGGCACTTTGCCCCGCGGGACCTGCTGGTGTATTCGGCTCACCCCCTCCTGGTGTATCCCACCCACTACGCCGGGGACACCAACTGGCTGAGCGACACGGAGACCTCCACCATCTGGGATGACGACTCCAAGAAGACGGGCTGGAACGGCTCACAGAAAACCCTGAAGGACGCTCGGGGCGGTGCGGGCCCCTCGCTGCGCTCGGCCACCCGCGACGAGCTCTGA
- the CFAP157 gene encoding cilia- and flagella-associated protein 157, whose product MASGQAVPPKERRRQAEVVRLAALYRWQDGVAALRNRQPLLEEPEEPEEPEEPEEPDREALEAQLAEAYRVSQELQEKLTAEKSLLSEQVEELGLQKGELKAKITLLEEQLKKEEEKHEVIVKILEQKAMLDKESLMKEMEQRVETLASEAHRSMSETTQQVIQENVALRAQLGRLNSYNRDLLKDNEELQAVIHDLKMQVDLLEDREKEMARRMICNRKVISTLTTLCEMLQGLGDESEWKKVQGQLEQLKEAAAMLRCQEASWGKARKAMSEQHRQAGALKEAMRRMGSVESILSEGRASSQDLRERPPEKMGKSLHWARLRNLLMMQQVQKSPVESVLLALKKDSKTCELNAPKRSSSTMQPVFPPKAFPAISNKEPFRMQLLVSHLMPKLRGSSHLDGPPLLEPPVPLPQPEGEAPGRAGGPLTGVVRLPLLIPFPLKFPSSLGCGNRDMNMDLSPREPNHVPYLPHLHCAYSP is encoded by the exons ATGGCGAGCGGCCAGGCCGTGCCGCCgaaggagcggcggcggcaggcggaggTGGTGCGGCTGGCGGCCCTGTACCGGTGGCAGGACGGCGTCGCCGCCCTCCGCAACCGCCAGCCGCTGCTGGAGGAGCCCGAGGAGCCCGAGGAGCCCGAGGAGCCCGAGGAGCCCGACAGGGAGGCCTTGGAGGCGCAGCTGGCCGAGGCGTACCGCGTCTCCCAGGAGCTCCAAGAAAAGCTCACGGCGGAGAAATCGCTGCTAA GTGAGCAGGTGGAAGAGCTCGGGTTACAAAAGGGAGAGCTCAAGGCCAAAATCACATTGCTGGAAGAGCaactgaaaaaggaggaggagaagcatgAGGTCATAGTCAAGATCCTGGAGCAGAAAGCAATGCTGGACAAGGAGAG CCTGATGAAGGAGATGGAGCAGCGGGTGGAAACTTTGGCAAGTGAGGCTCACAGGAGCATGTCCGAGACCACCCAACAGGTCATCCAGGAGAACGTGGCCCTCAGGGCCCAGCTGGGCAGGTTGAACAGCTACAACAGGGACCTCCTGAAGGATAACGAAGAGCTCCAGGCAGTCATACATGACCTGAAGATGCAAGTGGATCTCCTGGAGGACAGGGAGAAGGAGATGGCCAGGCGCATGATCTGCAACCGCAAG GTAATCTCGACACTAACCACGTTATGTGAGATGCTCCAGGGGCTGGGGGACGAGAGCGAGTGGAAGAAGGTCCAgggccagctggagcagctgaagGAGGCAGCAGCGATGCTGCG CTGCCAGGAGGCCTCATgggggaaggcaaggaaggcaaTGTCTGaacagcaccgccaggctggggCCTTGAAAGAGGCGATGAGGCGCATGGGGAGCGTGGAGAGTATTCTGAGCGAGGGCAGAGCCAGCAGCCAGGACCTCAGGGAG AGGCCACCAGAGAAGATGGGAAAATCCTTGCACTGGGCCAGGTTGCGGAACCTGCTGATGATGCAGCAGGTGCAAAAGTCCCCAGTGGAGAGCGTGCTGCTGGCTTTGAAGAAGGATAGCAAGACCTGTGAACTAAATGCACCCAAAAGGAG CTCCAGCACTATGCAGCCAGTCTTCCCCCCAAAAGCCTTCCCTGCAATCTCTAACAAGGAGCCCTTCAGGATGCAGCTACTTGTATCCCACCTCATGCCTAAACTGAGAGGCTCCAGCCACCTTGATGGGCCACCCCTTCTGGAACCGCCTGTGCCCCTGCCGCAACCTGAAGGTGAGGCaccaggcagagctggaggacCCCTCACAGGGGTTGTCAGGCTCCCATTGCTCATCCCTTTCCCTCTGAAGTTTCCCTCCAGCTTGGGCTGTGGGAACAGGGACATGAACATGGATTTGAGCCCTAGAGAGCCCAACCATGTCCCCTATCTGCCACATTTGCACTGTGCCTACAGCCCATGA
- the PTRH1 gene encoding peptidyl-tRNA hydrolase isoform X1: MQAARLAGRARALVSRAGPRVLVAGLGNYGLRGTRHSVGMAVLDRLAGRLAVADRWRADGRCCADVAVATAHGVELVLLKPRRLMNLNGLSVASAAKMYNMGPEDIYLVHDDLDKALGKVAFKQGGSARGHNGVRSCISALHSDEMTRLRVGIGRPEGETTVTCYVLGPFSSREQEVLQQVLAQAAACLLEHILQRRAPRGEPGDRG; this comes from the exons ATGCAGGCGGCGCGGCtggcggggcgcgcgcgggcccTCGTGagccgggcggggccgcgcgtcctg GTGGCAGGCCTGGGCAACTACGGGCTGCGAGGGACGCGGCACAGCGTGGGCATGGCCGTGCTGGACCGGCTGGCCGGGCGGCTGGCGGTGGCCGACCGGTGGCGAGCGGACGGGCGGTGCTGCGCTGACGTAGCCGTGGCCACGGCGCACGGCGTGGAGCTGGTGCTGCTCAAGCCGCGGAGGCTCATGAACCTCAACGGGCTCAGCGTCGCCAGCGCCG CCAAGATGTACAACATGGGCCCGGAAGACATTTACCTGGTTCACGATGACCTGGACAAGGCCCTGGGGAAGGTGGCGTTCAAGCAGGGAGGCAGCGCAAG GGGACACAACGGGGTCCGATCCTGCATCAGCGCTCTGCACTCCGAC GAGATGACACGGCTCAGGGTCGGCATCGGGCGGCCGGAGGGCGAAACGACGGTGACCTGCTACGTCCTGGGCCCGttcagcagcagggagcaggaggtgctgcagCAGGTCCTGGCCCAGGCAGCCGCTTGCCTGCTGGAGCACATCCTGCAGAGGAGAGCGCCCAGAGGAGAGCCAGGGGACAGGGGGTGA
- the PTRH1 gene encoding peptidyl-tRNA hydrolase isoform X2, protein MQAARLAGRARALVAGLGNYGLRGTRHSVGMAVLDRLAGRLAVADRWRADGRCCADVAVATAHGVELVLLKPRRLMNLNGLSVASAAKMYNMGPEDIYLVHDDLDKALGKVAFKQGGSARGHNGVRSCISALHSDEMTRLRVGIGRPEGETTVTCYVLGPFSSREQEVLQQVLAQAAACLLEHILQRRAPRGEPGDRG, encoded by the exons ATGCAGGCGGCGCGGCtggcggggcgcgcgcgggcccTC GTGGCAGGCCTGGGCAACTACGGGCTGCGAGGGACGCGGCACAGCGTGGGCATGGCCGTGCTGGACCGGCTGGCCGGGCGGCTGGCGGTGGCCGACCGGTGGCGAGCGGACGGGCGGTGCTGCGCTGACGTAGCCGTGGCCACGGCGCACGGCGTGGAGCTGGTGCTGCTCAAGCCGCGGAGGCTCATGAACCTCAACGGGCTCAGCGTCGCCAGCGCCG CCAAGATGTACAACATGGGCCCGGAAGACATTTACCTGGTTCACGATGACCTGGACAAGGCCCTGGGGAAGGTGGCGTTCAAGCAGGGAGGCAGCGCAAG GGGACACAACGGGGTCCGATCCTGCATCAGCGCTCTGCACTCCGAC GAGATGACACGGCTCAGGGTCGGCATCGGGCGGCCGGAGGGCGAAACGACGGTGACCTGCTACGTCCTGGGCCCGttcagcagcagggagcaggaggtgctgcagCAGGTCCTGGCCCAGGCAGCCGCTTGCCTGCTGGAGCACATCCTGCAGAGGAGAGCGCCCAGAGGAGAGCCAGGGGACAGGGGGTGA
- the TTC16 gene encoding tetratricopeptide repeat protein 16 translates to MEMEAGGLFATMVPEKQLEERCERSLEKIFRPSQCLRSIEGPREVKCLPVIVQDRMQEHWQKGLDFSSLGQWEEAITCYSKAINLDPQRVKGPTGPGDTSGREAARLRPAAMLAVLGSLSRARLGGQHALRVSMVQAELYQQRAEAFLQLCDFQSAMLNFRKALTLAPAQQQPCLARLALVLDLQGRCLLDQELYCEALEAFTRAAELQPHCRVFRQRSIMCLAALNKFPECLQTVNRDLKEDVRNPDLYVLRASLYERFGVPGPDDAWPPGQLALCYQDIQQALELEPQHGAAQALKQRLLRRGREAKAEAVTKALRGDLRGALLKISFAIENDPWAADFFILRGTLLRRLKNFSAACEDFARARELGAEGGPEAQEAWRQLVLTYNDCAVRCYALGLFDEAVRLLGEALRNEKREKGLYINRGDCFLRLGELAYALADYQQALELSPGDWGVRRRVAMVLHEQGQQDLAARQYQEAEARFSAAIKHDPHKPLYYLCRARARVRRGGVESAREDVALSLWLDPTDSEVQPWHRSPMSAMGNAPSLLPWLFLRLFGATVLNRESAAGVKRPIGVKVQVRQQC, encoded by the exons atggagatggaggcaGGGGGGCTATTTGCAACCATGGTGCCAGAAAAGCAGCTAGAAGAAAGGTGCGAGAGGTCCTTGGAGAAGATCTTCAGGCCCAGCCAGTGTCTGCGCAGCATTGAGGGCCCCAGGGAAGTGAAATGCCTCCCTGTGATTGTGCAGGATAGGATGCAGGAGCA ctggCAGAAAGGGCTAGACTTCTCCTCCCTTGGCCAGTGGGAGGAAGCTATCACCTGCTATTCAAAAGCAATCAACTTGGATCCACAAAGGGTAAAGGGTCCCACTGGGCCGGGGGACACCTCAGGCCGGGAGGCAGCACGGCTCAGGCCAGCTGCAATGCTGGCTGTCCTGGGTAGCTTGAGCAGGGCTAGGCTGGGGGGGCAGCATGCGCTGAGGGTATCCATGGTGCAGGCAGAGCTGTaccagcagcgggcagaggcctTCCTCCAGCTCTGTGACTTCCAGTCGGCCATGCTGAACTTCAGGAAGGCGCTTACCCTGGCTCCTGCGCAACAGCAGCCCTGCCTCGCACGTCTGGCCCTGGTCCTTGACCTGCAG GGCCGATGTCTGCTCGACCAGGAGCTCTACTGTGAGGCTCTGGAGGCCTTCACAAGGGCAGCCGagctgcagcctcactgcaggGTGTTTCGCCAGAGGAG CATCATGTGTCTTGCTGCCCTCAACAAGTTCCCAGAGTGCCTCCAGACGGTTAACAGAGATCTGAAGGAAGACGTGAGGAACCCTGATCTGTATGTGCTCCGTGCTTCGCTCTATGAGCGCTTTGG AGTGCCAGGCCCTGATGATGCCTGGCCTCCTGGGCAGCTGGCCCTGTGTTACCAGGACATTCAGCAGGCCCTGGAGCTGGAGCCACAGCATGGAGCTGCCCAAGCTCTGAAGCAGAGGCTGCTGAGAAGAGGCCGAGAGGCCAAGGCTGAGGCAGTGACGAAGGCTCTGCGCGGCGACCTGCGAGGAGCCCTGCTCAAGATCAGCTTTGCCATTGAGAATGACCCCTGGGCTGCCGACTTCTTCATCCTGAG GGGGACCCTCCTCCGACGGCTCAAGAACTTCAGTGCGGCTTGTGAGGATTTTGCCAGGGCGAGGGAGCTGGGTGCTGAGGGGGGCCCTGAGGCCCAGGAGGCTTGGCGGCAGCTCGTGCTCACCTATAATGACTGCGCTGTGCGCTGCTACGCCCTGGGCCTCTTCGATGAGGCTGTGAGGCTCCTTGGCGAGGCTCTGCGAAacgagaagagggagaaagggctCTACATCAAcagaggag ACTGCTTCCTTCGCCTGGGGGAGCTGGCCTACGCACTAGCGGATTACCAGCAGGCACTGGAGCTGAGCCCAGGGGACTGGGGTGTGCGGAGACGGGTTGCAATGGTGCTGcatgagcagggccagcaggacTTAGCGGCGAG GCAGTACCAGGAGGCAGAAGCTCGCTTCTCTGCGGCCATCAAGCATGACCCCCACAAACCGCTGTACTACCTGTGCCGGGCCAGGGCCCGTGTGCGCCGGGGGGGAGTGGAGAGTGCAAGGGAGGACGTTGCGCTAAGTCTGTGGCTCGACCCCACTGACAGCGAGGTACAACCCTGGCACCGCTCCCCGATGTCCGCCATGGGCAACGCTCCTAGCCTGTTGCCTTGGCTATTCCTTAGGCTGTTTGGGGCAACTGTTCTGAATCGGGAGTCAGCAGCTGGGGTCAAGCGTCCTATCGGGGTAAAGGTCCAAGTCAGGCAACAATGTTGA
- the TOR2A gene encoding prosalusin isoform X1: protein MAPAAGPGAAAALALALLAAAARPAAAAWDLRALRCSFSAACECGFEPDLRGLECDLAMNLVGQPLVKQQVMKGVREFLENENPMKPLVMSFHGWTGTGKTYVSSMLIRHLFRDGLRSPYVHQFSPIAHFPHQEQIEQYKENLKRWIQGNLTNCGRSAFLFDEMDRMHPGLIDVIVPFLGPSWVVYGTNYRKAIFIFISNAGGEQIKEMTLDLWHAHKDREEISLQDMESAISKAVFENPQSGFWKSGIINEHLIDFVVPFLPLKRHHVKQCVINELIQQGLEVRQDVVQEVADSIPYFPEEEKIFSSTGCKTVASRISFFF from the exons atggcccccgccgcgggcccgggcgcggcggcagcgctggcgctggcgctgctggcggccgccgcccgccccgccgccgccgcctgggacCTGCGGGCCCTGCGCTGCAGCTTCTCGGCGGCCTGCGAGTGCGGCTTCGAGCCCGACCTGCGCG GTCTGGAGTGTGATTTGGCAATGAATCTAGTAGGGCAGCCCCTGGTGAAGCAACAGGTGATGAAAGGAGTGAGGGAGTTTCTGGAGAATGAGAACCCCATGAAACCCCTCGTGATGTCCTTCCACGGCTGGACCGGGACTGGCAAAACCTATGTGAGCTCCATGCTCATCCGCCACCTCTTCCGAGATGGACTCCGGAGTCCATATGTTCATCAGTTCTCTCCAATAGCACACTTCCCTCATCAGGAGCAGATAGAGCAGTACAAG GAGAACCTGAAGCGTTGGATCCAAGGGAACTTGACAAACTGTGGACGATCTGCTTTCCTCTTTGACGAGATGGACAGGATGCACCCGGGTCTGATCGATGTGATCGTGCCATTCCTGGGACCCTCCTGGGTTGTTTATGGGACCAACTACCGCAaagcaattttcattttcataag CAATGCAGGAGGAGAACAGATTAAGGAAATGACACTGGATCTGTGGCATGCCCACAAGGATCGGGAGGAGATCAGCCTGCAGGACATGGAATCAGCCATCTCAAAAGCCGTTTTTGAAAATCCTCAGA GTGGATTCTGGAAATCTGGGATCATTAATGAACATCTCATTGATTTTGTTGTGCCCTTCCTCCCACTGAAGCGCCACCACGTAAAGCAATGCGTCATCAATGAACTCATCCAGCAAGGCCTAGAAGTACGTCAGGATGTCGTCCAGGAAGTGGCTGACAGCATCCCCTACTtcccagaggaagagaaaatattttcatcaacAGGCTGCAAAACAGTAGCCTCTCGAATCAGTTTTTTCTTCTAG
- the TOR2A gene encoding prosalusin isoform X2, with the protein MNLVGQPLVKQQVMKGVREFLENENPMKPLVMSFHGWTGTGKTYVSSMLIRHLFRDGLRSPYVHQFSPIAHFPHQEQIEQYKENLKRWIQGNLTNCGRSAFLFDEMDRMHPGLIDVIVPFLGPSWVVYGTNYRKAIFIFISNAGGEQIKEMTLDLWHAHKDREEISLQDMESAISKAVFENPQSGFWKSGIINEHLIDFVVPFLPLKRHHVKQCVINELIQQGLEVRQDVVQEVADSIPYFPEEEKIFSSTGCKTVASRISFFF; encoded by the exons ATGAATCTAGTAGGGCAGCCCCTGGTGAAGCAACAGGTGATGAAAGGAGTGAGGGAGTTTCTGGAGAATGAGAACCCCATGAAACCCCTCGTGATGTCCTTCCACGGCTGGACCGGGACTGGCAAAACCTATGTGAGCTCCATGCTCATCCGCCACCTCTTCCGAGATGGACTCCGGAGTCCATATGTTCATCAGTTCTCTCCAATAGCACACTTCCCTCATCAGGAGCAGATAGAGCAGTACAAG GAGAACCTGAAGCGTTGGATCCAAGGGAACTTGACAAACTGTGGACGATCTGCTTTCCTCTTTGACGAGATGGACAGGATGCACCCGGGTCTGATCGATGTGATCGTGCCATTCCTGGGACCCTCCTGGGTTGTTTATGGGACCAACTACCGCAaagcaattttcattttcataag CAATGCAGGAGGAGAACAGATTAAGGAAATGACACTGGATCTGTGGCATGCCCACAAGGATCGGGAGGAGATCAGCCTGCAGGACATGGAATCAGCCATCTCAAAAGCCGTTTTTGAAAATCCTCAGA GTGGATTCTGGAAATCTGGGATCATTAATGAACATCTCATTGATTTTGTTGTGCCCTTCCTCCCACTGAAGCGCCACCACGTAAAGCAATGCGTCATCAATGAACTCATCCAGCAAGGCCTAGAAGTACGTCAGGATGTCGTCCAGGAAGTGGCTGACAGCATCCCCTACTtcccagaggaagagaaaatattttcatcaacAGGCTGCAAAACAGTAGCCTCTCGAATCAGTTTTTTCTTCTAG